Genomic DNA from Thiosocius teredinicola:
ACCAACGATGTCGTTAGGAATTTTCGGCGATTCATGGACTCCGCCCCCGGCATATCGTCGATCCTGGTTCGGTTTCGCAGCGGTTCCCAGATACTACGGCTTGCAGAGAACCCCCTGCCGCTTGTGACCCCAGGCCACCTCTGGCCGGCGCTTACAAAGCATAAAAATACAGAGATCGCGCAAGGCCGGCCGATGACTGGTACACAGTTGCGACTGTTCCGCCAAACTCACTCGCTGGTCTGCGGATTCGCCGCTGCCTGCCCGAGATCTACCGAACTGCAGTCCGCCCCACTCGCGATGCGCCCGGCAAAACCGTCGTCAGCCGGAACCAGAAATAAGAACACGCACTGATCGACTTCGAACCCCGCGTACGCGCTAGGTACACGGTACAAGCCGTCGTCGCTGCCTTTCACGAGATACTCAAACCCATCCTCAACCTGCGGACGGCGATCGCTACAATTGTCCCCGAGTTCCGCGGTGGGTATTTGAAGCAATGCCGCCTGCCGGTACAGATAGCCCAATGCGTACCCACCATGAAACTCGATACTTTGGGCGATCCCGCGATTGAACGTAGGATTCGTGAAAGGGTCTTCGCGTACTTCGCGACTCTCAGGCAGGTTGACCGTCAGCTCTCCATCGATCTGACGTTTGTGCAAAACAGTCGCTGTGAGCTTCCGCTCATCCGGGTTCTCGACAGCAACGCAGGGATACAAGGTGATACAACCTGAAACCCACGGCAACATCAGGCAGAGCAATACCGCCCTTGTCGCCATGTAGAACCACACATTTCTGTTCCGCTTCATGTCCGGCTTCCCATTGCCGCGCTTTTTTGTGTCTCGAATTGTATCAGCGCAAGTCACATGCCCGGGTTCAAACGCTGAGCTATTGAACCCCGGCCCGCGCGTAGAGACGCTCAAATCCCTTCTCTGAGAAACCATTCATCCGCTGCTTGCCAACCAAGATCACCGGCACGCCGCGCGCTCCCAGTCGATCGTATTCGCGTTTGGCTTTGGCGCTCTTTTCGATATCGTATTCCGTGAAAGCAATGTTGTTCGAACGGAAATACTGTTTGGCCTTTTTGCAGTAACCGCACCAACTCGCCGAGTACAGCACCACTTTCTTGCCGGTGTCGAATATCGAGGTGTCGTAGCTGACACTCTCATAGGTGTTCACCCGCACTTCGACCTTTTCAGTCTGCTGATCGACAGGCGGTTTGTCGGTGAAATGCACTTTGCCGTTGGCGTCAGTCCACCGATAGATATCTGCCGGCGCAGCGCTTGTCACCAGCAAACCGATGAGTGACAGCGGCACAACGGCGCCCAAACACTTTTTCATAATTCATCAACATCCCTGAAACCTTCAAGCGATTATGGCGCAAAAGCGTTTCGTTGATCGCGCCACTCGATGCATCAACGTCCGACGCACCGTGCAGTGAAAGCACAAAGGACCTTTCTTAGGAAGATGCTTCACAGCAATCAAGCATGCTCCATAGGCCTCCAACAAGCGTCAGAAACATTTACAAATTTACAATTAGAATCAAATTCCTTACCGATTAAGCTTTTGACTGAGCGTTCATTTTCGTTTCGCCCATGGGTATTGGCATGATTTGTGGAGGCATCGACACGGCCAAGGCGAGGCGCAGATCTCGCAAGTACGTTGTTATAGCTGTTGGAAGTAGTTGCAAGGACTTATAGGACAAATGAAACAATATAAATGGACTGTGTTTGCCATTCTCTTCGTTGCACTCGTTGCCCCCGTATATGCATCGGTCATCACCGAAACCCGTCACGTCACCATCGATTCGAACTCAAGCTTTGCTACGGTGATAAGCGCCGGAGGCGAGAGCTTTATCCCTAACCAAACATTGACGACCCGGCTGCGTGGCGAATTTGACGTCGTGTTCGAAACCTACATCTGGGGCGAGGTCTACAACCTGGTGTCGAGCAATGGGGAGTTGTTGACGACGATCTATGAATATCCGCCGGAGACATGGATCAAGTTTGAGAACGTTAATATCTTTGGTATCGACGAAACGGTCGGCATCGATCTGTCGATCCCGACCCGCCTTTCGAATCAAACGCTGGAAGGCAGCGACCACCCCTGCTGGTTCCCAAGTGACCCGCGTTCACTTTGCACAGGATTCACCAACGGGCCACTGTCGTCGCTCGAAGGCATGCTGACTGACGACGCAATCAGTTTGACGGGCGACTTTCCCGTTGGCTTTTTTGGCGCGGGGACGACATTCACCATCAACGGCTTTTTTGCCGATCCGGCGGCATCCGCTGGTGAAGTCCCGCTACCACCTACCTGGCTGCTTATCGCAGCAACGCTGTTCGCCGCCCGACGCAGGTTCAGCTGACATCCACCGTCGGTGACCCTTAGGCAACTGCCCGGCGACCCACATTGCCGGGCAGTTCAGAATGACCTGCTCAACGTAGATTCGCATTCAGGAACTCCAGCACACGCGCTTCATACTCCTTTCCCGCAAAACGGTGCAGGTCCTGGTGCGAAGCGCCGTCAACAATCCATAGCTGCTTCGGCTGCGGCGCTTGAGCAAAGAGCGACTGGGTATCTTCCAGGCGCGTATGCTGGTCTTGATCGCCGGCGATCAACATCACCGGTGCTTTGACCCGGCGAATAGCAGCAAGCGGTGACAACGACTGCTCGGATACGCCCAACCTGGGTTCCACCTGCCATACCAGCAGCGACGTCATCAATCTGCCGGGGTCTCCAAGGCGGACAACCAGGCGGTTCTCGACAGCCTGTTCGAAGGTGCTGTAAACGGCCTCGAGAACCAAAGCATCGGCATCGAGCGGCGCATCTCCGAGCAGCGCCGCCGCACCGCCGAGAGATACACCGATCACACCGACAGGTCGACCATCGACCTTCTTGCGCAGAAAACCCAGCGCCGCACGCGCATCCTCGGATTCGAGGTAACCGAATGTAATCTGGTGTCCTTCGGTTTCGCCATGAGCCTGGAGGTCGATCATCAGCACGGCATAGCCGGTCCTGTTGAGAAACGCTGCGCGTTCGATCATCTCTCGACGGTCCGATCGCAGGCTGTGAAGCAACAACACGCCGCCTCGGGCTTCACTGCCACCCATGAACCAGCCATTGACCAGTCCACCGCTGGGACGGGCTATCGCGACGACATCGGTTCCGCTGGAACGTGGCGGGCTCCCCACGGCGCGTTGCTGTGGTGCCGACAACACGCTACCCACCCACAGCACACCCGCGGCAGCCAACAAAAAGAGTGATGCGATAACAATCAGGAAGTTCTTCATCCCAACAGAACCAGCGTATGACGACATACCGCAAGACCGGGCTCGAAAGACCGCAGCGCGGCGGAAACGGGCACCCGCCCTATCGGGTGCCCTGCGCCTCAGTCTACTTCAACACAGGAAGTCTGATCGTCGTTGCAGACCACAATTTTGATACGACAGATTTCGAAGTCGTACTGATTGATATGACACGACCAATAGGTACCTACGATCAGCGGTACAGGTTCAGACGTGGGAATCTTATGAATCTTGAGCGACCGACTGACATCTCTCGGAAGAACAGACACCGTCTGCCTGAGATCCGGAGGAATCTCGGCCGCTTGTTGGTAGTCAGCATAATCGGCAGCCTGCGCCGCGCCGATCGAATGCATCAAGGCCACCGTCGCAATGAACGCCCATCCCTGAAGTGCAGAATTACGCATTTTGAATCTCCCTTTCATCCCTCTTGAGTTGGACCGGCAATGCTCACCAGAGGGAACACGTGGGCATTGCACTGGTGCAACGTGAGAGACAAAGGAAGAGACGACGGATCGACGCCCGCCTTGCGAGCCTCAATACCGAATGACAAACCAACTTCCGTGTTCAGCAAGCAACGCTGCTATGTCTGCAGCGACTGATGCACTCCCTATGCGACGCCGACAACCTGTACAAACGGCACCGGCGGCCCTTCCGTGGTCTCATGATGCACCCCTTACAGGCTAGACAAGGCGTGGTTGTCGGCAAGGTGGGGAAATGCGCGCTGACTTGTAGGCAAACTTCCCGGTTGGATGTGAACGCGCTATTGGTCTAGCGTTGCACCCGATTCTGTCCATGGAATGCGCGACTGACTGCCGTACATGTACAAGGCAAAGTAGATGGGCAGGTAGAGCAGCAGTGCAACACTGACAGCATCAAAGAAAACAGCATCAAGGGGTATGGATTCGCTCGAACCGTCAACGAACCCCACGTAGGTAAGGACGATATCCGTGAGCAGCAGCACGTAAAAGTAGGCACGCCAGAATCGGGGACTCGCAATGCGCTTGCAGAAAGCAAATCCAAAGACACCCAGCAAGGCAATCAACATCGTGGCCGTGCCTACGTAGTCGTACCAAGCCAGATTCCACTCGACGAGTTCCCAGAACGATGTCACGGCAGTCAGCACCAGGATGACGAGGAAGTAGACTTTCCACCACACCGAACGCGTTTCGACGGCATGGTAGTCAAGATCGGCCTTCGGCGGACGGCAGGGATCCAACGTCAATTTTCCTTAGTATTGCTACCTGTCATCGATGTGGATCTGGTGAATCGGCTTTTGGTTGCCCGCAACGCGAGAAAACACGACGGCGCTTGCCTTGAATGCGCTCGCACGACCGCTTGCCGGATCATGCAGGTCGCCGTCGGACAAACTGCATGGCGAACCCGATCATACCAAGCGCCCAACCCAACCATCCGACCTCAGGCGTCACCCTGCCGGTGTAGCTACCCGCCACGAGCGCAACACCCACGATGTAGAGACCCCACATGAGCATCACATAGGTCGGCCACAGTTTGATGTGTTTTTGTTTGATGCCTGCCTGCGTCAAGAACGAACCAATGTCCGCCGAATCGAAAACGTCGTCGAAGTCGAGTGTCGAATCCTGTTCGCCCGCCGTCATCAGCTCTTTTTCGACCAGCCCATCGATGATCCGGCCAACATCTTCGCTTCGGTCGATTCCGGTCAGGATCAGAATCTCTTTGACCGACCCGCCCGGCGTTTCGTTGGCTTCAGCGACCACCGCCCGGCAGATATCGTAGGCAGAGAGTTCGATGCGCGGCGAGTCGGGATGATTGTCGTGCTGTTGCTGCTCCAGGCGGTGGCACGCGCCCCAGATCCAAGCGATCGTTTCCTTTCTGTAGCCCAGCGACTGCGAGAGTTCGATCAGGCGAGCGTCGATCTGATCGTCCGTGAGTTGTTCCATGCTGCAGTTCCTTCGGGATGGGGTCGGCCAACGCCGCCAGCCGGGGTTGTTACATCTGCCCGGTCACACCGTAGGTCCAATGCAGGGCCTCTCGATATACGGTTTGCAGATCGTCTTCCGTCAGATTGCCGAACTTCATCTCGGGCCAGTGCACCTGCTCCATGGCAACTGCACAGGTAAGCGCCTCGCCCATCTGACCCTCGCGCTGCAGAATTGCCGCCTTGACAGGCTCGGCCAAAGGCAGGTTGCCGATCACCTTCCGAATGGGCTGGTCCATCAGGATATCCAGCGCAGAGAACATACCGACGGTGAAATAGCCGTCGGGCAGGATTTGCAGATGTGTCGCCAGCAGCTCGCAAACCTTGGCGCGCATCAAGGCGATCTCGATCATCGCCATGGGCTGATCGCCCGAGCCGCTCAACGCCAGCAGTGACACCAATTTGCGTATTTCATCGCGCCCAAGCAGTACCACCGCACGCTTGACTGAATCGACCTCGCTGCGCAACGCAAAGAACGGTGAGTTGACCAGTTTCAACAGGCGCACGCTCAGCGATACATCGCGCACGATCTTCTCTTCGAGCTCGGCGACCGTCGTATCGGGGTTGTGTACCGCCGCGAGCAATTCCATCACGGTCAGCTTGCTTACGCTCAGCTCACGAACATGGTGAGCGCGCGGGCTACCGAGAAAATAGCCCTGAAAATAGTCGTAGCCTTCGCGCCGATAGCGGTCGTAATCTTCGAGCGTCTCGATCTTCAGCGCGCGTAGCGCAAGATGTTTGTAGCGCTGTACGAACTTGGTGAAACGTTCGAGCTGAGTCGGGTCGATCTGTTTCACATCGACGCGCAGATGGTCGGCGGTCTCCATCATTCGCTTGTCTTTGATCGACTGCAGGCCGCCGATCGACAAGGTGTAACCCAGCTCTTTGAGCTGGTTGAGATCGGATATCAGGGTATCGTCTGCAACCAGGTTGTCGGGCAGGTCGAGCACGATCTGCTCGGCCGGCAGCTGGATCTGCGGCATCACATTGAGAAAGGCCCGGGTAACATTGATGACCGCCATTCGGTCATAGACCAACTCATGCAACCCCGTACCCAGCACGGAGGCAGTCAGCACCTGCGCGGTCGCCTGGGTGGATTGAACGGGCACCGTCGAACCCGCCGGCGGGCGAAACAGCAACTCGTAGCCATACACCCCCATCTGGCCGTTGTAGATCGGCTGGCGGGCGATCATCAGTTTGTGCTCGGCGGTCGGTTGTGACACGGCGTCGGCTGCTGGGGCGTCCATGAAAGACTTTGTCCTGATTGTAGATAGGAGAGTTGCCGGTGGTAATAGGCGCTTCGACAAAACGATCGGTTAAGTCTCGCGATCGGGCCGGTGGAAGGCAAAAAAGCGCCAAATACCGCAATTTCCGCCTGGCGGACCGACGCAGCGGGCGGCGAAACTCAGCGCCGACCTTGGGAATATAGCGGCAGAAATGGACAGGAATTGACGTACCGACAATGGGGTATCGGGCAAGCTTCCCAGGGTCGCAAGCGGCTGGGTGGCGGCTGGCCGGACGTCAAGAACGACTAGATGTCGTACTCAAAGTGCCAATGGTCGCCGGTCTGCGCGAGCGCCTCGAACACCTTTTTGAATTCCTCAAGTTCGGCCAGCACGGCTGTGCGAGTCTGCTCGCTGAGGGAATGATAACTGCGCACCCTGTCGACGTAGTCACCCATCAGCACCACACCCTGTTGCGCCTCGATCCAGAGCGGCGGATTGGCTGCGGCAATCTGTTCGTCGGTCGCACCCGCATCGCGCAGGAAATCAAACAATTGATCGTCCGGCAGATAGACGCACTCATCCAGACGCTTAAGACCGAACTCTTCGCCGATGGCCGATATGGCACCCAGGTGCAGCAACAGCATGGCGCCATGATTGGCCAACTGACCGAACTCGCCGGCCTCCTTGGCGACGACGTAGATCACGCTCATCCTGTACCTCCGCGGCTCGAGGCCCAGAAGATAGCACGCGGGGCGCGGACGACGGGATTTGAGACGGCTGTTGCGGCCAACAAGGGCCGCACCGCAGTCAGGCCTGACGCAGGCTCAGCTCGTTGGCCAATCGAACCAGTAACGTGCGGCGGGCGGTCGCGTGTTGCGCCGCGTGGATCAAGTTACGGGCAGTCACCGAGCTGTTCAATGATCGCCAACCGCCGCCGGGTACACGGTCTACCGACACGATATCCCACGCTGTGCCCTTGGAGTTGGGCTGTACGTGGTACGCCCGCACGCCGGCCTCGTCGAGCAATAGTCTTAGAGCCTTGCTGGCGTCCAGCGACCGGATGAGCGAGCGATCCGCCGCTTCGTCGTGCCGTCCGCGATCTGGCTCTGTGCGTTCTTGTTTGATTGCCAATGCTGTAGTCACTGCTGCGCTTCCCGAATTCGAGTTCCAACGTCCGGCCCACTGCCGGCATAACGGAACAGCACGAATCGCGCCATGGCTCAGGATGCCCGTCTTTGCGTCAACGAAGGTATTGAACGCGGCCGATTACCGCCAATGTGGTTTGATTTCCGCCAGCACGGTCCGGCGCAAATGCGCACTTGCGTGGTCGACTAGGTCTGCATCGTTTGCGATCGTGGCTGTGAGACGCGGCGGCGTCCCGCAGTGTGCGCAACAAAGCAAGTCAGGCCACCCCCGATAGCGTGCACGAAACCAAAATCGTCAGAAGATCAAGCCGACGCTGAGCGTGCCGAGGTGATGCGCAATGACGGAAGTGGCCGTTGAACACGCTAAGCCAACCGGACCGGCAGCCTGCCGCGGCCACCGGCCTGATCCGCCTGAGTGTGTTGATCTATCGCGTCAGCGCGTCGGTAGGACCAGACGGCGCATCGGTAGGCCCTGACGAAGT
This window encodes:
- a CDS encoding glutaredoxin domain-containing protein codes for the protein MKKCLGAVVPLSLIGLLVTSAAPADIYRWTDANGKVHFTDKPPVDQQTEKVEVRVNTYESVSYDTSIFDTGKKVVLYSASWCGYCKKAKQYFRSNNIAFTEYDIEKSAKAKREYDRLGARGVPVILVGKQRMNGFSEKGFERLYARAGVQ
- a CDS encoding EAL and HDOD domain-containing protein; this translates as MDAPAADAVSQPTAEHKLMIARQPIYNGQMGVYGYELLFRPPAGSTVPVQSTQATAQVLTASVLGTGLHELVYDRMAVINVTRAFLNVMPQIQLPAEQIVLDLPDNLVADDTLISDLNQLKELGYTLSIGGLQSIKDKRMMETADHLRVDVKQIDPTQLERFTKFVQRYKHLALRALKIETLEDYDRYRREGYDYFQGYFLGSPRAHHVRELSVSKLTVMELLAAVHNPDTTVAELEEKIVRDVSLSVRLLKLVNSPFFALRSEVDSVKRAVVLLGRDEIRKLVSLLALSGSGDQPMAMIEIALMRAKVCELLATHLQILPDGYFTVGMFSALDILMDQPIRKVIGNLPLAEPVKAAILQREGQMGEALTCAVAMEQVHWPEMKFGNLTEDDLQTVYREALHWTYGVTGQM
- a CDS encoding alpha/beta hydrolase, producing MKNFLIVIASLFLLAAAGVLWVGSVLSAPQQRAVGSPPRSSGTDVVAIARPSGGLVNGWFMGGSEARGGVLLLHSLRSDRREMIERAAFLNRTGYAVLMIDLQAHGETEGHQITFGYLESEDARAALGFLRKKVDGRPVGVIGVSLGGAAALLGDAPLDADALVLEAVYSTFEQAVENRLVVRLGDPGRLMTSLLVWQVEPRLGVSEQSLSPLAAIRRVKAPVMLIAGDQDQHTRLEDTQSLFAQAPQPKQLWIVDGASHQDLHRFAGKEYEARVLEFLNANLR